Proteins from one Microbacterium faecale genomic window:
- a CDS encoding zinc ribbon domain-containing protein, with amino-acid sequence MKATPSDQLLVLDLVALDRALERAEAARSHPPQAARVKELVALRNEQGRALVEKTNLRDDVRVELKRVESDIEVARARQQRDRDRLGTTAIARDARALETEIASLAARIDKLETRELELMEDLQVAEADLADQQRQLEETTDEGRRLSAEGKTAVESAATEVASLSSDRAEITAKIPEALLTDYQRIAKRTAGAGLLHRGTCGGCTMTLSPNDLAQIARTADDEIVHCPECSCILVRTAESGL; translated from the coding sequence GTGAAAGCGACCCCGTCTGACCAACTGCTCGTGCTCGACCTCGTCGCTCTGGATCGCGCGCTCGAGCGCGCGGAAGCGGCACGTTCCCATCCTCCGCAGGCCGCACGCGTGAAGGAGCTCGTCGCGCTGCGCAACGAGCAGGGTCGAGCGCTCGTCGAGAAGACCAACCTGCGCGACGACGTGCGTGTCGAACTGAAGCGCGTCGAGAGCGATATCGAGGTGGCGAGGGCGCGACAGCAGCGCGACCGCGATCGTCTCGGCACAACGGCGATCGCTCGCGACGCGCGCGCACTCGAGACCGAGATCGCGTCGCTCGCCGCACGGATCGACAAGCTCGAGACGCGGGAGCTCGAGCTCATGGAGGACCTCCAGGTCGCCGAGGCGGATCTCGCTGACCAGCAGCGTCAGCTCGAGGAGACGACCGACGAGGGGCGTCGTCTCAGCGCGGAGGGCAAGACCGCGGTCGAATCGGCGGCGACGGAGGTCGCGAGCCTGTCGAGCGATCGCGCCGAGATCACGGCGAAGATCCCCGAGGCTCTGCTGACGGACTACCAGCGGATCGCGAAGCGCACAGCGGGAGCGGGCCTCCTTCACCGCGGCACCTGCGGCGGCTGCACGATGACGCTCTCCCCGAACGACCTCGCGCAGATCGCGCGCACAGCCGACGACGAGATCGTGCACTGCCCCGAGTGCTCCTGCATCCTCGTCCGCACCGCGGAATCCGGACTCTGA